The Gigantopelta aegis isolate Gae_Host chromosome 9, Gae_host_genome, whole genome shotgun sequence genomic sequence CAGTCGATAAACGGGAGTCAGACTAAGACTGTGATTGAGCTGGGGCAAGTTTTAACCCAGTCGATAAACGGGAGTCAGACTAAGACTGTGATTGAGCTGGGGCAATTTTTAACCCAGTCGATAAACGGGAGTCAGACTACGACTGTGATTGAGCTGGGGCAAGTTTTAACCCAGTCGATAAACGGGAGTCAGACTAAGACTGTGATTGAGCTGGGGCAAGTTTTAACCCAGTCGATAAACGGGAGTCAGACTAAGACTGTGATTGAGCTGGGGCAAGGTTTAACCAAGTCGATAAACGGGAGTCAGACTAAGACTGTGATTGAGCTGGGCAAGGTTTAACCCAGTCGATAAACGGGAGTCAGACTAAGACTGTGATTGAGCTGGGGCAAGGTTTAACCCAGTCGATAAACGGGAGTCAGACTAAGACTGTGATTGAGCTGGGGCAAGTTTTAACCCAGTCGATAAACGGGAGTCAGACTAAGACTGTGATTGAGCTGGGACAAATTTTAACCCAGTCGATAAACGGGGTCAGACTAAGACTGTGATTGAGCTGGGCAAGGTTTAACCGAGTCGATAAACGGGAGTCAGACTAAGACTGTGGTTGAGCTGGGGCAAGTTTTAACCCAGTCGATAAACGGGAGTCAGACTAAGACTGTGATTGAGCTGGGGCAATTTTTAACCCAGTCGATAAACGGGAGTCAGACTACGACTGTGATTGAGCTGGGGCAAGTTTTAACCCAGTCGATAAACGGGAGTCAGACTAAGACTGTGATTGAGCTGGGGCAAGTTTTAACCCAGTCGATAAACGGGAGTCAGACTAAGACTGTGATTGAGCTGGGGCAAGTTTTAACCCAGTCGTTAACGGGAGTCAGACTAAGACTGTGATTGAGCTGGGGCAAGGTTTGACCCAGTCGATAAACGGGAGTCAGACTAAGACTGTGATTGAGCTGGGCAAGGTTTAACCCAGTCGATAAACGGGAGTCAGACTAAGACTGTGATTGAGCTGGGGCAAGTTTTAACCCAGTCGATAAATGGGTGTCAGACTAAGACTGTGATTGAGCTGGGGCAAGTTTTAACCCAGTCGATAAACGGGAGTCAGACTAAGACTGTGATTGAGCTGGGGCAAGTTTTAACCCAGTCGATAAACGGGAGTCAGACTAAGACTGTGATTGAACTGGGGCAAGTTTTAACCCAGTCGATAAACGGGAGTCAGACTAAGACTGTGATTGAGCTGGGGCAAGGTTTAACCCAGTCGATAAACGGGAGTCAGACTAAGACTGTGATTGAGCTGGGGCAAGGTTTAACCCAGTCGATAAACGGGAGTCAGACTAAGACTGTGATTGAGCTGGGGCAAGGTTTAACCCAGTCGATAAACGGGAGTCAGACTAAGACTGTGATTGAGCTGGGCAAGGTTTAACCCAGTCGATAAACGGGAGTCAGACTAAGACTGTGATTTAGCTGGGCAAGGTTTAACCCAGTCGATAAACGGGAGTCAGACTAAGACTGTGATTGAGCTGGGGCAAGGTTTAACCCAGTCGATAAACGCttaggtcgtaggatcgaacatTCTCAACGGACCCACTGAGGTGGGGGGGTTTTCTCATCTCACaacttgtatataaaagaccgtggtatgtgctatcatgtatgtgggaaagggcgtataaaagatcacttggcACTAATGGAGGAATGTAGCGGCCATTCCTTTtaagactacgtgtcataattaacaaatatttgacatctaattgtCGATAATAcaaatgttctctagtggtatcgttaaacaaaacaatctctGTCTTGAGCATCTGTAGACGACATTGGCTCAATCACGAATACACCACACAATATGTACACGCACGAAATTCTCAGCAAGAACCTGCTAGTTTCAACCAGCAGTAACATAAAATTGTGCGTCCACAGTAAAATCAATTAGGTTATGTGTAGCTCATTATAAAACTATGTTCATCTTCTCGCTTAGAAGAGAAAGTTCCGCTCCCATTTAGTTTAATTGGccaatttttcatttaatttttgttgttggtgtgtgtactgtatttttaatatcttgaaaatataaaataaaatttaaaaatattcagcCCTtatttagaagaagaaaaaaagagagaagacaTGGATGCAAAACtagcatttaatttataatggccTTATACATAGATAGTATGCTACAGACTAAAGATAAATAAACAGTACACAATAGGCCTACATTCTCCACATAAAATAAGCAAGATAGCGTATTTTTTCAGATGTatcatatatacttgtaataCTATTAACTCCATAAAAGGAAatgttatgtaaatatttaattaatttcggGTAGTTAATTAATACGACGGTCGAATATGATCCAGACAACGGAATGTTGCCGAAAATGCGACGCATTTTGAACAAATCTACATCATCAGTAGTGTCAAACACAccagtttctttctttttttgtgaatCGGCGCTCTTTAAAAATCCCACACACCTATTCTGTCAGTGGCCCATTGTTCCGATGCACCCGTTTTAGTACGAAAGCTGCCCCTTTTATCAGCACGTGACCTCCCGACAATCGCTGGCGCCCTTTCTCTACAGCTTTAGCTAGCAGGTCCCTACCGGCGGACCCACTTTCAACGATCGAGGCGATGTAACACCGAGCTTGTCGACCGACAGAACTCACCCTGCCTACTATTGAGAAAATCCGTCAATGGACTTCCACGTCCGACAGAAGTAAACACGAGTTATCGACCTGTGGCGTCCACGCGCgatatgaaaaatattaagATATGATTGGCTGGGGGGCGTGGCCTCTCCACGTGGCTGGTGTTGATAAAGCGTCTTCGTGTGGACTCGCGTGTATAGACTGGCACGCGTCGGAACGTGCACGTTTCgtcacataatttttttttaataagagagagaagaaaccagcaTTGTGGACATCACTGCGACATTAATTAAttgtctgatttttttttagttttagaagtttttaaaaacatatttttaattgcGCTTTAAagtgaaactttaaaaaaatattcttcctgcaaaaaacacacactatTGTGTTTATGATGATGGAAGGTTTCCTGTATTCACTGGAGGACGAGTTCTTGGACTTCTGTGATCCGCTTGATTATACTGACGAATTAGACTCCACATATTCCAACGAATCGGATCAAGAAAATCACATTCAGAATGTTTCCCTGGATCCCTCGAACCCGCCTGTGAAGAAGATTCAGCAACGAAAAGCCGCCAACATGAGAGAACGGCGAAGGATGAAGTCCATCAACGACGCATTCGAACACCTGAGAACATGCATTCCGACCACTGTGAACAACGACCGCCGCCTGTCTAAAGTGGACACGCTCAGACTGGCCATCCGATACATTAGTCACCTCTCGGACATGGTGAAGAGTTGTAACGGTTTCGGAAACAATTCCCGCTTTTCTAAGAACAATAAACCCCAGGAAAAGGtggtgctgaggtgtcattttGCAGGTGATTATAATCATTTATCAGTTTCATTATAATcttcatttattaatgtatattgtttttggaTTCTGAGAAAATGGAAAtgcagaaaataatttatatacatttaaaatgtaggtttatgtatgtatgtagtatgt encodes the following:
- the LOC121381688 gene encoding pancreas transcription factor 1 subunit alpha-like; the encoded protein is MEGFLYSLEDEFLDFCDPLDYTDELDSTYSNESDQENHIQNVSLDPSNPPVKKIQQRKAANMRERRRMKSINDAFEHLRTCIPTTVNNDRRLSKVDTLRLAIRYISHLSDMVKSCNGFGNNSRFSKNNKPQEKVVLRCHFADFCNNGMEEDSTLIGHSLSWCNTKLQKYPEKKLSAKVWMPENPTESDFINLSNYAGEYTS